One region of Marivirga arenosa genomic DNA includes:
- a CDS encoding acyl-CoA dehydrogenase family protein, whose translation METQEKFQPTITGGSFLINQSPKRIFVNTDFTEEQNMMITSAKDFVEQEAMPLADELEKKKDLSQTINLLEKAGELGLLSLGVPENYGGIEVSFNTTLKVIEEVAKCTEFSPAFGVQTSIGIAPILLYGNEDQKAKYIPNLISGKWKGCYCLTEPDAGSDANSGKTKAVYDSSKKAYVLNGQKMWITNAGIADIFIVFAKVEDDKDLSAFVVEKSFEGLSLGDEEDKMGIRASSTRQVFLNDVAVPEDNMLGKRGEGFKIALNVLSTGRIKLGIGGVGVSKKAIRHAVEYAKQRKQFGKSISEFGAIKHKIAQMVTKTYALEAAAYRTGDYIDQKEAELISTGVSKEQAKPKSVSAFGIECAIIKVFGTEVQDFVVDEGLQVYGGMGFSEEAPMARLYRDARISRIFEGTNEINRMLIVDMLLKKAMKGELDLMSAAQEIQSELTSVPSFSSDNETDEWAKAFSTIQNLKKAILAIAGSAAQKLMVKLKDEQEILMNVADMLIQLYVVESCWLRSQNKKDLLGEEAALVELEISKLQLYDAVEEIKSAGQKAILSFADGDDAKMLLMALKRFTKFNTFNLKESGRMIADKVIEEGEFCF comes from the coding sequence ATGGAAACTCAAGAAAAATTTCAACCAACTATCACGGGTGGTTCTTTTTTAATCAATCAATCCCCGAAAAGAATTTTTGTGAATACTGATTTTACGGAGGAACAAAATATGATGATTACCTCTGCTAAAGATTTTGTAGAGCAAGAAGCAATGCCATTGGCTGATGAATTGGAGAAAAAGAAGGACTTAAGCCAGACGATCAATTTATTAGAAAAAGCAGGTGAATTAGGTCTGCTAAGTTTGGGTGTTCCAGAAAATTATGGTGGTATTGAGGTGAGCTTTAACACTACTTTGAAAGTAATAGAAGAGGTAGCAAAATGCACAGAGTTTTCCCCAGCATTCGGTGTACAAACCAGTATCGGAATTGCCCCCATTCTATTGTATGGAAATGAAGATCAAAAAGCTAAATATATTCCCAATTTGATTTCTGGCAAATGGAAAGGATGTTACTGTTTAACTGAACCAGATGCAGGATCTGATGCTAATTCCGGCAAGACAAAAGCAGTTTATGATTCGAGCAAAAAAGCGTATGTGCTGAATGGCCAAAAAATGTGGATTACCAATGCGGGTATAGCGGATATATTTATTGTTTTTGCAAAAGTAGAAGATGATAAAGATCTATCTGCATTTGTGGTTGAAAAATCATTTGAAGGCTTAAGCTTAGGAGATGAGGAAGATAAGATGGGAATCAGAGCATCATCTACCAGACAGGTATTTTTAAATGATGTAGCTGTACCTGAAGATAATATGCTAGGGAAAAGAGGCGAAGGTTTTAAAATTGCATTGAATGTATTAAGCACAGGCAGAATAAAATTAGGTATTGGTGGAGTAGGGGTTTCAAAAAAGGCAATTCGTCATGCGGTTGAATACGCGAAGCAAAGAAAACAATTCGGAAAGTCTATTAGTGAATTTGGCGCTATTAAGCATAAGATTGCCCAGATGGTTACCAAAACCTATGCATTGGAAGCTGCAGCCTATAGAACTGGTGATTATATAGATCAGAAAGAAGCTGAATTAATATCAACTGGTGTTTCAAAAGAGCAAGCAAAACCTAAATCAGTTTCTGCTTTTGGAATTGAATGTGCTATCATTAAAGTATTCGGAACAGAAGTTCAAGATTTTGTAGTAGATGAAGGCCTACAGGTATATGGCGGAATGGGGTTTTCTGAAGAAGCCCCAATGGCTCGATTATACAGAGATGCCAGGATCAGTAGGATATTTGAGGGAACGAATGAAATTAACAGAATGCTCATAGTGGATATGCTGTTGAAAAAGGCAATGAAAGGCGAGCTTGATCTCATGAGTGCTGCCCAGGAGATACAGTCTGAATTAACTTCCGTACCTAGCTTTAGCTCAGATAATGAAACGGATGAATGGGCAAAAGCTTTTTCTACAATCCAAAACTTGAAGAAAGCTATTTTAGCAATTGCGGGTAGTGCTGCTCAGAAGTTGATGGTGAAATTGAAAGATGAGCAAGAAATATTAATGAATGTAGCTGATATGCTCATTCAATTATATGTTGTGGAGTCTTGCTGGTTAAGAAGTCAGAATAAAAAAGACTTATTAGGAGAAGAAGCAGCGCTGGTTGAACTAGAGATTTCAAAATTACAATTATACGATGCTGTAGAAGAAATAAAATCTGCTGGACAAAAAGCTATTTTGTCTTTTGCGGATGGTGATGACGCTAAGATGCTGCTTATGGCACTCAAAAGGTTTACCAAATTTAATACTTTCAACCTTAAAGAGTCAGGTAGAATGATAGCTGATAAAGTCATTGAAGAAGGTGAGTTTTGTTTCTAG
- a CDS encoding alpha/beta hydrolase: protein MNFHLEESPVKLNIPKQDASGYAILCLHGRNQTPAFMQDILKKMGWENIPVILPTASEKAWYPKGFMADLNENLPDLDYSLETVEHYHKELNDLGYSDENIILMGFSQGACLMAQYALLHPNRYKSIIIFTGGYIGQDEIDWKFKGDFEETPVYITTSEIDEWVPVSRTKETANEFNRLNAKVELKIFEKRPHEVSEEEIKATANYL, encoded by the coding sequence ATGAATTTCCATTTAGAAGAATCTCCAGTAAAATTAAATATCCCGAAGCAAGACGCTTCGGGATATGCTATTTTATGCCTTCATGGAAGAAATCAAACACCCGCTTTCATGCAAGATATTTTAAAGAAAATGGGTTGGGAAAATATACCTGTAATTTTACCCACAGCATCTGAAAAAGCCTGGTATCCTAAAGGCTTTATGGCCGATTTAAATGAAAATCTACCAGATCTTGATTATTCCTTAGAGACGGTTGAACATTACCATAAAGAATTAAATGATTTAGGATATTCAGATGAAAACATCATATTGATGGGCTTTTCTCAAGGAGCTTGTTTGATGGCTCAATATGCACTTTTACATCCTAATCGATATAAATCGATCATTATTTTTACAGGAGGTTATATAGGACAGGATGAAATAGATTGGAAATTCAAAGGAGATTTTGAAGAAACTCCGGTATATATTACTACTTCAGAAATAGATGAATGGGTACCTGTTTCAAGAACTAAAGAAACAGCAAATGAATTCAATAGACTAAATGCTAAGGTTGAATTGAAAATATTTGAAAAAAGACCTCATGAAGTTTCAGAAGAAGAAATTAAAGCTACTGCTAATTATTTATAA
- a CDS encoding Crp/Fnr family transcriptional regulator, with translation MQKEEIISHFQSKVPVTTDDINCFFDLVEFKSVKKNELIVRQGDSSLYFILIKSGCLMTYFKDKHDHKHAIQFGQDMWWTGDLDAIFNSHESSYSVKAIMPSEVYLLSKENFEQLIQKCPVFEKYFRILYQNALISHQKRIIRNISYTAEEKYLEFVKIHPRLELIVPQKYIASYMGITPEFLSKLKRKLAQS, from the coding sequence ATGCAGAAAGAAGAAATTATTAGTCATTTCCAATCTAAAGTACCAGTAACCACTGATGACATCAACTGCTTTTTTGATCTAGTCGAATTCAAATCTGTTAAAAAGAATGAGCTTATAGTAAGGCAAGGGGATTCGTCTTTATATTTTATTTTAATAAAGTCGGGATGTCTCATGACTTATTTTAAAGATAAACATGATCATAAGCATGCTATACAGTTTGGCCAAGACATGTGGTGGACTGGTGATTTAGATGCTATTTTTAATAGCCATGAATCCAGTTATTCTGTAAAAGCGATAATGCCTTCTGAGGTGTATTTATTGAGTAAAGAAAATTTTGAGCAATTAATTCAAAAGTGCCCTGTTTTTGAAAAGTATTTTCGAATTCTATATCAAAATGCCTTGATAAGCCATCAAAAAAGAATTATTAGAAATATTTCCTATACCGCTGAAGAAAAGTATCTGGAGTTTGTGAAAATTCATCCTCGTTTAGAATTGATAGTTCCTCAAAAATACATTGCGTCCTATATGGGCATCACACCTGAGTTTTTAAGTAAGTTGAAACGCAAATTGGCTCAATCTTAA
- a CDS encoding ring-cleaving dioxygenase: protein MNPNEYITGLHHLTVSVGSAQEDIDFVTQVMGMRMIKQTVLFDGSASVYHLYYANADAEVGSVWTTFPFKKAGVYGKKGSGQIEVSGFSVHPDALPFWKQHLDKHNVKNSGILERFGQKMIHFEDPSGVGIGVFGDANDNRNAWSTDEISKENGIKGIHSAVLSVREVEMMDKYLTETLGFNKVGQEGDYHRYHIKDGGARRVIELHHQPDLPQGSWTFGVGIPHHIAFATANDEQSAELKAYIEGTGYTDVTEIKDRNYFHSIYTRTPGGQLFEFATSDIGFAVDEPEDLLGHELLLPPFFEDRREELTKPLEPIQVPHYLRDK from the coding sequence ATGAATCCGAACGAATATATCACGGGACTACACCACTTAACTGTAAGTGTTGGTAGCGCTCAAGAAGACATTGATTTCGTAACTCAGGTAATGGGGATGCGAATGATTAAGCAAACAGTATTATTTGATGGCTCAGCAAGTGTTTATCATTTATATTATGCAAATGCTGATGCTGAAGTAGGATCTGTTTGGACTACTTTCCCATTTAAAAAAGCAGGTGTTTACGGTAAAAAAGGTTCTGGTCAAATTGAAGTTTCTGGTTTTTCAGTTCACCCTGATGCCCTTCCTTTTTGGAAACAGCATTTAGACAAGCACAATGTAAAAAACTCTGGAATCTTAGAACGCTTTGGTCAAAAAATGATTCATTTTGAAGATCCATCTGGCGTTGGTATTGGTGTTTTCGGAGATGCCAACGACAACCGTAATGCGTGGTCAACAGATGAGATTTCTAAAGAGAATGGTATTAAAGGTATCCACAGTGCAGTACTATCTGTTAGAGAGGTAGAGATGATGGATAAATATTTAACCGAAACCTTAGGTTTCAATAAAGTAGGGCAGGAAGGTGATTATCACCGTTATCATATCAAAGACGGTGGAGCAAGAAGAGTAATTGAATTACACCATCAGCCAGATTTACCGCAAGGAAGCTGGACATTCGGTGTTGGAATTCCTCACCACATTGCTTTTGCTACTGCAAACGATGAGCAAAGTGCTGAATTAAAAGCATATATTGAAGGTACTGGTTATACGGATGTGACTGAAATTAAGGATAGAAATTATTTCCATTCTATCTATACTAGAACTCCAGGTGGTCAACTATTTGAATTTGCTACTTCTGATATAGGATTTGCAGTTGATGAGCCAGAAGATTTATTAGGTCATGAGTTACTTTTACCTCCATTCTTCGAAGATAGAAGAGAAGAATTGACTAAACCATTGGAGCCAATTCAAGTACCTCATTACTTAAGAGATAAATAA
- a CDS encoding FAD-dependent oxidoreductase, protein MEKARYETDVLIVGSGPAGSTTSALLSKYGIKNMVVTKYGWLANSPRAHITNQRTMEVFRDLGIEEEVIEKAVPQELMGNNVFCTSLAGEELGRLYSWGNHPNRMADYTLASPTKICDIPQNLAEPIIVGAAARTGSKFKFDTEYLSHVQDDNGVTVTCRDRLADEEFTVRAKYLVGADGGNSKVAENLGLPYEGEMGVGGSMNIVFKMDLSKYVAHRPSVLYWVLQPGSNVGGIGMGLVRMVRPWNEWLIVWGYDINDGPPEVNDDLAKEIAFKLVGDDSIPIEITQTSTWTVNHCYAKKISEGRVFCMGDAIHRHPPSNGLGSNTSIQDAFNLSWKLAKVIKGEANESLLESYQDERGPIAKQIVDRANKSIEEFGPIFQSLGLGEDIKPEQMRANMEKLKDNNPTSEKQREDLRKAIALKSYEFNCHGVEMNQRYNSNATIADGSHEEEFKRDKELYYQASTRPGAHLPHVWLGKNGHKVSTLDVSGKGEFTLFTSIGGEKWIEAAKELSKSLGININTVQIGPDRDYTDLYGAWAEVRDIKDSGCLLIRPDYHIAFRAKEVSQNAESDLKNAFEKILGK, encoded by the coding sequence ATGGAAAAAGCTAGATACGAAACGGATGTACTTATTGTGGGAAGCGGCCCAGCAGGATCTACCACTTCAGCTCTTTTAAGTAAATATGGGATTAAAAATATGGTGGTTACAAAATATGGTTGGCTAGCCAATTCCCCTAGAGCCCATATTACAAATCAAAGGACTATGGAGGTATTCCGAGACCTTGGAATTGAAGAAGAGGTAATTGAAAAAGCAGTTCCACAAGAATTAATGGGGAATAATGTGTTTTGTACTAGTTTGGCTGGCGAGGAGTTAGGTAGATTATATTCTTGGGGAAACCACCCAAATAGAATGGCAGATTATACTTTAGCCAGTCCTACCAAAATATGTGATATACCACAAAACTTAGCGGAACCCATCATAGTGGGTGCTGCAGCAAGAACAGGCTCAAAATTTAAATTCGACACAGAATATCTAAGTCATGTGCAAGATGACAATGGAGTTACCGTCACTTGCAGAGATAGGCTAGCAGATGAAGAATTTACAGTAAGAGCTAAATATCTAGTAGGTGCTGATGGAGGTAATAGTAAAGTAGCAGAAAACTTAGGTCTTCCTTACGAGGGTGAAATGGGAGTTGGTGGAAGCATGAATATTGTTTTCAAAATGGACTTAAGCAAATATGTTGCTCATCGTCCAAGTGTTTTATACTGGGTGCTTCAGCCGGGTTCTAATGTAGGCGGAATTGGAATGGGATTGGTTAGAATGGTAAGACCTTGGAACGAATGGCTAATAGTATGGGGGTATGACATCAACGATGGTCCACCAGAAGTAAATGATGATTTAGCAAAAGAAATTGCTTTCAAGCTAGTTGGCGATGATAGTATTCCTATAGAAATAACACAAACTTCAACCTGGACGGTAAATCATTGTTATGCCAAAAAAATATCTGAAGGAAGAGTATTTTGCATGGGTGATGCTATCCACAGACACCCACCTTCAAATGGTTTAGGTTCTAACACTTCAATACAAGATGCTTTTAATCTTAGCTGGAAGCTTGCTAAAGTAATCAAAGGTGAGGCTAATGAATCGCTATTAGAAAGTTATCAAGATGAAAGAGGGCCAATAGCAAAGCAAATAGTAGATAGAGCGAATAAAAGTATTGAAGAGTTTGGTCCGATATTCCAATCATTAGGTTTGGGTGAAGATATTAAACCTGAACAGATGAGGGCAAATATGGAGAAGTTAAAGGATAATAATCCAACTTCTGAAAAGCAAAGAGAAGATTTAAGAAAGGCTATTGCATTGAAATCCTATGAATTCAACTGCCATGGCGTAGAAATGAATCAAAGATATAACTCAAATGCTACCATAGCTGATGGTAGTCATGAAGAAGAATTTAAAAGAGATAAAGAATTGTATTACCAAGCCTCCACAAGACCGGGAGCACATTTACCCCATGTTTGGTTAGGTAAGAACGGGCATAAGGTTTCTACCTTAGATGTATCAGGAAAAGGAGAATTCACATTATTTACAAGTATTGGAGGTGAAAAATGGATTGAAGCTGCCAAAGAGCTTAGTAAATCTCTTGGTATCAATATCAATACTGTTCAGATTGGCCCAGACAGAGATTATACTGATTTGTATGGCGCATGGGCAGAAGTCAGAGATATTAAAGATTCTGGCTGTTTATTAATTAGGCCAGATTATCACATAGCATTTAGAGCAAAGGAAGTAAGTCAAAATGCAGAAAGTGATTTAAAAAATGCATTTGAAAAAATTTTAGGGAAATAA
- a CDS encoding TetR/AcrR family transcriptional regulator, with product MKTKDKILDKALELFNEHGISAISSKTIAEEMGISYGNLCYHFPKKDDIILQLYLNMQERIDAQFKNIKEEVINLEFMLSRLKVLFEEIYKYKFIYLGITKVMRHFDHIKKHAQQQFEQRWKILDMISDFLIANGYMKPFKDSRQKNMLIHSLLMISNSWISDAETFYSGKEEDKVDYYMQLFFNLVRPTLTEKGKEGFHKVVKNSSN from the coding sequence ATGAAAACCAAAGATAAAATCCTAGATAAAGCTTTAGAATTATTTAACGAGCATGGCATATCCGCTATATCCAGTAAAACTATAGCGGAAGAAATGGGAATCAGCTATGGGAATTTATGCTATCATTTCCCTAAGAAGGATGACATCATTCTTCAGCTTTATTTAAACATGCAGGAAAGAATTGATGCTCAGTTTAAAAACATTAAAGAAGAGGTGATCAATCTTGAATTTATGTTGAGCAGGCTAAAAGTACTTTTCGAAGAAATCTATAAGTATAAATTCATCTACTTGGGAATTACCAAAGTCATGCGTCATTTCGATCATATTAAAAAACATGCTCAGCAACAATTTGAACAGCGCTGGAAAATATTAGACATGATCTCTGACTTCCTGATAGCTAATGGCTATATGAAACCTTTTAAAGATAGCCGACAAAAAAACATGCTGATTCATTCATTATTGATGATTAGCAATTCATGGATATCGGATGCTGAGACTTTTTATAGCGGTAAAGAGGAGGATAAGGTTGATTATTATATGCAGCTTTTCTTTAATTTAGTGCGCCCCACTTTGACAGAAAAAGGGAAAGAAGGATTTCATAAGGTAGTTAAAAACAGTTCAAATTAA
- a CDS encoding cation:proton antiporter domain-containing protein gives MENLDYWPLFIVFMIAWIVPMLLSWFEVSKVPSVIVEIIVGVACGPFVLNIISDTPIVSFLADTGFLFLIFLSGLEIDMQKIISSFPKGKVTLSNLLKNSFLLAVFIYFGSLILSLPFAWFISLFMEIDIFFFALLLPTVALSITVPILKADGELSRKFGQVMLMEGAIATVMSIIIISVYSGVLENGFEVELLLFILIFFAFTLVYIIGKQISRKRRFQIILYKLEHAASQIRIRGTVALLMFFVLIAHLINTELIMGAFFAGALLSLFVEKKRSSLLFKLDGMSYGFFIPIFFIMVGVNLDLSSLSQFEESIPFIITLLLGFAITQILPALIMWKVFGLKKALAGGVLLCARMGLTIAAAQIGLNLGVINSAENAGIVISSILISLISPLLYKILNKSEVEEHYEIYILGGLRASIILAERLKMHGISALSIVQKKDLIPEYERKHLNFNYVEQISEEVISGLNIRTGDLVIVLTESKLLNQELTTFIKEKLHHSKIIARKQSANRKLIGPNSNIKFIDHDEVLASHVESLIVSPDSISSLSESFENYRLEEIQIKRKEIHKKKVKELALPPTGSLVIQKRDGEVFIPHGDTKLLLGDFITVIGNQNALAEFRKTFVGNT, from the coding sequence ATGGAAAACTTAGACTATTGGCCACTCTTTATTGTATTCATGATTGCCTGGATAGTTCCCATGCTGCTTTCGTGGTTTGAAGTCTCAAAAGTCCCTTCTGTTATAGTAGAAATCATTGTAGGAGTAGCCTGTGGCCCTTTTGTTCTCAATATAATCTCTGATACCCCTATAGTAAGCTTTTTAGCTGATACTGGTTTCTTATTCTTGATTTTCCTTTCCGGTTTAGAAATAGATATGCAAAAGATCATCTCTTCTTTTCCAAAAGGTAAAGTAACGCTTTCTAATTTACTCAAAAATTCATTTTTACTTGCCGTATTCATTTATTTTGGCTCCTTGATTTTGTCTCTTCCCTTTGCCTGGTTCATTAGCCTATTTATGGAAATAGACATTTTCTTTTTTGCTTTATTATTACCCACTGTCGCATTAAGTATAACGGTTCCCATCTTAAAAGCAGATGGAGAATTAAGCAGAAAGTTTGGACAGGTCATGCTGATGGAAGGAGCCATTGCCACAGTGATGAGTATCATCATTATATCAGTTTATTCAGGAGTATTAGAAAACGGATTTGAAGTAGAGCTTTTATTATTCATCCTCATATTTTTTGCTTTTACCCTAGTTTATATCATAGGAAAGCAAATTAGCAGAAAGAGAAGGTTTCAGATTATACTCTACAAATTGGAGCATGCTGCAAGCCAAATTCGGATACGCGGAACAGTAGCCCTGCTCATGTTCTTTGTATTAATTGCCCATCTCATCAATACCGAACTCATTATGGGGGCCTTTTTTGCGGGAGCCTTACTCAGTCTTTTTGTGGAGAAAAAACGCTCTTCCTTACTGTTCAAATTAGACGGTATGAGCTATGGCTTTTTCATTCCCATCTTTTTCATCATGGTGGGAGTAAATCTCGATTTATCCTCATTAAGTCAGTTTGAAGAATCTATTCCCTTTATCATCACCCTGCTTTTAGGTTTTGCCATTACCCAAATTCTTCCTGCCCTTATTATGTGGAAAGTATTTGGTCTGAAAAAAGCGCTAGCGGGTGGGGTTTTACTTTGTGCAAGAATGGGCCTTACTATTGCGGCTGCTCAAATTGGTTTAAATCTTGGGGTGATTAATTCAGCAGAAAACGCAGGAATTGTCATTTCTTCGATTTTGATTAGTCTAATTTCTCCGCTGCTCTACAAAATTTTAAATAAATCAGAAGTTGAAGAACACTATGAAATTTACATATTGGGAGGACTTAGAGCCAGTATCATTTTAGCCGAGCGACTCAAAATGCATGGGATTTCTGCTTTAAGTATAGTACAGAAAAAGGATTTAATCCCAGAATATGAAAGAAAGCATCTTAATTTCAATTATGTAGAGCAAATTTCTGAAGAAGTAATTTCGGGTTTAAATATTAGAACAGGGGATTTGGTGATTGTATTAACTGAATCTAAGTTGTTAAACCAAGAGTTAACGACCTTCATAAAAGAGAAACTTCACCACAGTAAGATTATTGCACGAAAGCAATCTGCTAACCGCAAATTAATAGGACCCAATTCGAATATTAAATTTATTGATCACGATGAAGTATTGGCTAGCCATGTGGAATCTTTGATTGTAAGCCCTGATTCTATTTCCTCTTTATCCGAGAGCTTTGAAAATTATAGATTGGAGGAAATACAGATTAAAAGAAAGGAAATTCATAAAAAGAAAGTAAAAGAATTAGCACTCCCTCCTACTGGCTCATTAGTGATTCAAAAGCGTGATGGAGAAGTTTTTATTCCGCATGGTGATACAAAATTATTATTAGGAGATTTCATAACGGTTATTGGAAATCAGAATGCTTTGGCAGAATTTCGAAAAACCTTTGTCGGAAATACATAA
- a CDS encoding 3-oxoacid CoA-transferase, with amino-acid sequence MKNVPIITAQEAAKKVKSNDTILCGGFGMTGAPVNLLHALAETDTKQLTYIGNNVGEPGLGGDRLLTNGQLKKMIGSYFTSNPNAVKWAQDGKVDYALLPQGTLGEAIRAGGMGIGGFFTPTAAGTVLAKELETKVLNGVEQVFVNSIRGNVAFIRAWKADKAGNLTYRMTEQNFNPAMATAADLVIAEVEDIVEVGELDPNHIHTQACFVDFLVESKLKEENLGSSASVGSKKAGETRMNIARRALKEISKGDIVNLGIGIPTLVADLIKAEDEIVLHTENGMLGVGPEPSDGSGAMVNPVNAGKIPVTAIKGASYFDTSTSFGMIRGKHVDVAIMGGLEVDEKGNLANWAVPGKPLLGVGGAMDLASGAKKLIITMSHLNKDGSPKLVKECDLPVTAMQAVDIVITDKAVFRIGNEGFELIELMPGETVESIEKSTGAPFKNSL; translated from the coding sequence ATGAAAAATGTTCCAATTATTACTGCTCAAGAAGCAGCCAAAAAAGTAAAATCAAATGACACCATTTTATGTGGTGGATTTGGTATGACAGGAGCACCGGTGAATTTACTGCATGCTCTGGCAGAAACGGATACCAAGCAATTAACCTATATTGGTAATAATGTAGGAGAACCAGGTTTAGGGGGAGATAGATTGCTTACCAATGGTCAGCTCAAAAAAATGATTGGTTCTTATTTTACAAGTAACCCCAATGCAGTAAAATGGGCTCAAGATGGTAAGGTTGATTATGCATTGTTGCCACAGGGAACATTAGGAGAAGCTATCAGGGCCGGTGGAATGGGTATCGGAGGATTTTTCACTCCTACCGCGGCTGGAACTGTTTTGGCAAAGGAGCTTGAAACAAAAGTCCTGAATGGAGTGGAACAAGTATTTGTGAATTCCATTAGAGGAAATGTTGCTTTTATTCGTGCTTGGAAAGCTGATAAAGCCGGGAATCTGACTTATAGAATGACAGAACAGAATTTTAATCCTGCCATGGCAACAGCTGCAGATTTGGTAATTGCAGAAGTAGAAGATATTGTAGAAGTAGGTGAACTTGACCCTAATCATATTCATACTCAGGCTTGCTTTGTGGACTTTTTGGTTGAATCAAAGCTAAAAGAGGAAAACTTAGGATCCTCGGCATCTGTTGGAAGCAAAAAAGCAGGTGAAACCAGAATGAATATTGCGCGAAGAGCATTAAAAGAGATCAGCAAAGGAGATATAGTGAATTTGGGAATCGGAATTCCTACGCTTGTGGCTGATCTTATTAAAGCTGAAGATGAAATTGTGCTACATACCGAAAATGGAATGTTGGGTGTAGGTCCAGAGCCTTCTGATGGTTCAGGAGCAATGGTCAATCCTGTAAATGCCGGTAAAATTCCGGTTACTGCTATTAAGGGTGCTAGCTATTTTGACACCTCCACCTCTTTTGGGATGATTAGAGGAAAACATGTTGATGTGGCAATAATGGGAGGCTTAGAAGTGGATGAAAAAGGGAACTTAGCTAACTGGGCTGTTCCAGGCAAACCTTTACTAGGAGTTGGTGGCGCCATGGATTTAGCATCTGGAGCTAAAAAATTAATCATTACCATGAGTCATCTTAATAAAGATGGAAGTCCTAAGCTTGTTAAAGAATGTGATTTACCAGTAACCGCTATGCAAGCAGTTGATATTGTTATTACTGATAAGGCTGTCTTTAGAATAGGAAATGAAGGATTTGAATTAATTGAATTAATGCCGGGTGAAACTGTAGAAAGTATAGAGAAGAGTACTGGAGCTCCTTTTAAAAATAGCTTATAA
- a CDS encoding transglutaminase-like domain-containing protein yields MQEKITDRYLKPGYFTNSDHPDVQDFVIEKTKGHEHLEYKLNALYYAVRDGFKYDPYTLDFSKEAMRASHLVNRDYGYCVEKSCLFVAGARILGVPARLGFANVRNHIGTAKLEEILQTNTLVFHGYAEIFWNDRWLKLTPVFNESLCHMLNVEPLAFQLDDDSIFQEYDKGGGKFMEYTHQYGHFEDIPYELFMSELAAHYPHLAENFQYGKLIKLK; encoded by the coding sequence ATGCAAGAAAAAATAACAGATAGATATCTTAAGCCTGGTTATTTTACAAATTCAGACCATCCAGATGTTCAGGATTTTGTAATTGAAAAAACGAAAGGGCATGAACATTTAGAATATAAATTAAATGCGCTTTATTATGCAGTTCGCGATGGCTTCAAATATGATCCATACACTTTAGATTTTTCAAAAGAAGCAATGCGTGCCAGCCATTTGGTAAATAGAGATTATGGATACTGTGTAGAGAAAAGCTGTTTGTTTGTTGCGGGTGCCCGCATTTTGGGTGTGCCTGCCCGTTTGGGTTTTGCTAATGTTAGAAATCATATAGGAACGGCTAAGCTGGAAGAAATTTTGCAAACCAACACATTGGTTTTTCATGGTTATGCCGAAATATTCTGGAACGATCGCTGGCTTAAATTGACTCCTGTTTTTAATGAATCCCTATGTCATATGCTGAATGTTGAGCCTTTAGCTTTTCAGCTAGATGATGATTCAATCTTCCAGGAATATGATAAGGGGGGTGGTAAATTCATGGAATATACACATCAATACGGCCACTTTGAAGATATTCCTTATGAATTGTTCATGAGCGAATTAGCGGCTCATTACCCACATCTTGCTGAGAATTTTCAATATGGAAAACTTATAAAACTTAAATAG